Part of the Cydia pomonella isolate Wapato2018A chromosome 8, ilCydPomo1, whole genome shotgun sequence genome is shown below.
TACGACTCGTGGAACTGGTTCGTCGCCTCATGCGGCGTGCCGTCCCTCATTCTGGGCTTCTGGCTGATGACCTTCCCCGAGAGCCCCAAGTTCATGATCGAGTGCGGCGACTACGATGACGCCCTCAAGTGCCTCAAGAGCGTCTACAAGCAGAACACCGGTGACGACCCCGATAACTATCCCGTGAGTTTCATTTCTTTCTCTAGCTTTCCATTTAGAATTTATGAAACTGGTGGAGTCAAAGGTATACACAATACAATCCAATACtcttttattgcacacctcaacaaagaaaataatacaaagaGTGCAGCAACTCAAGTAGAGACAACGGGCAgttttatcgctaaaaagtgATCCCAGACatcctttgggtagcggaaattaattataaatctatgtCTTGTCAGTAGATGTGTGAGTGTTAAGTGTCTACCTGAACGATTATGACTGAATTTAGCAGAAGTAAATGTATATGAAGCCAAAAGTGCAAGGATCATATGAAACTGGAGAGAATCTCATACTTTGATTATTCATTATGGTTTATAAACACGCTCCTTCTCTTACGACTCACTCCTGAGTTCTCTTCAtttatttagctttcaagacattttttttgtttgttttgttttggctaAGGTTAAGAATTTTAACATAAGTACAAAATGTTAGCGCGTAGTATtagcaagttgtgtttgcctataattgggtgaatactccggtatgatttttgtggttattatttaagtccaattgtatttgtattacacctgttggcaaaccttagtaaatacataaatacaatatataatactagGTAAAGTCGAGAGCGGGCGCGACACACGGAAGTGACGGAAGACTACTATAACAAGCGATCTAACCAGTGGCGTAACTATGTATAGGGTGGCAAAGCAAGCAAAATGCCACGGGCCATGGCCCGAGAGGTGCCTATACCTGACAGTAAGGTCGTGAACGCAGgccatcatcatcttcctcgcgttgtcccggcattttaccacggctcatgggatccgcttgacaactaacccccagaattggcgtagacactagttttacaaaagcgactgccatctgaccttccaacccagagggtaaactagacctcacgttttcggtttcctcacgatgtttttcgtCACCGAAAAttgactgataaatatcaaacgatatttcgtacataagttccgaaaaactcatcggtacccggggtttgaacccccgacctccggattgaaactcacacgctcttaccgctaggctatcAGCGCTTCAGTCATGAGGGAACGAAGAAGGTCCTCTAAGCATCTAAGGTAATGTTTCACGAGACatgtaaattatgtaatttgCTTTCAATTCTAGATCAAGAGCCTCAAGGAGAAAGTGCGAACCATATCGGTGGCGTCCCAGCACTCACAGAAGTCTGTACGCAGCCTCAGTATGCGCAAACCCAAGGATCTGAAGAGGCTGTTCAGCGAGATCTGGGCCCAGACCAAGGCGCTCTGCAAGCCACCTTACCTCAAATACACCGTGCTGACTTGCCTTATCCAGTTCGGCCTTACTACGGCGTAAGTTAacgggaaaaaaatcccaccttttaccagtggtaactactggaaaaaaaccagtagttaccaccaactactgggaaaaaaaccAGTAGTTAACACCAACTCAGTTTGGTTGGTTTGGTGGTAATTACTGGGagttttttcccagtagttaccactggtaacaacttggtggtaactagtgaaAAACCTCAGaacattacaatttttttctatgaaaaaaagctataaggcgtccataggctacggaggccgtatgcttgtttgccaccgacgtaaatTCTAACAACATATTCCAAGTAAGCAGATTATTATCTACACTTTTCAGCCCACTCTTACAAGTTACCCTCGAATGCACTGACTGACAAACGTACGAAGCACAGCAGTGTGTACCTAGACAATAAGTTACTTTTACCTACTCTACCATACAAAGATTTAAATCAAACGCTTGTACGAGTAAGGTACCTGTTCCAATTGATATCATAGAGGTGACAACACCTCTATTGCTAATAAAAAGTTTAAGCATGAAATATGCTGGGACAGTCACGAGCACTCGCACGTCACCCTTATCGGTATACAATTCTTCTAAGTCATCTTATTCCAGCTACTACACCCTCATGGTCTGGTTCCCTGAGTTGTTCAACCGCTACGAGGAATTCGAGCACAAGTTCCCCAACGTGTCCGCTTCCGTCTGCGACGTATCCGGCATCGTCACCGAGGAAGCCAACGACGATCCGTTCGACTGCTTGAAAACAATTGATTCCAGCGTGTACATGCATACTCTGATCGTCGGTCTGGCGTGTATCCCCACGTCGCTTTGGCTACCCCTGTGCGTCCACAAACTTGGAGCTAAATTCTTCTTGAGTGAGTATCGCCTGGACATAAGCTCGTAATTCCTACTTTCTTGCTCGTTACTTGCTAAGTCAATTATGAAATTCCCGCAAGTTTATAGCTGCTACTTCTACACGTAGAATAACACCTATAAATTGATTGACTGAATATATCCATCCAAACAACGggcagtttttatatttttatagatttaaAACACCTGAAACGAAGTGGtatggtatttatatattgtcaTCGAATCTTATGTTCTGCGTGGCCCGTAACTAAGGTTTTGTGTCAAGTGAACTTCTCACTGCGTCTAAACCTGGCGAATGCGCCGCTCGCGCACCATTTGTGACCACACTGCGTAGGTAATGCAAGTGCGCAGTTAGCGGGCCTTTCCCAAAAACTCGCCATATCTCTACGCACCAGTAACTGTTCTCTATTAAGTAATTAACGCGTTCTTTTGTCCTTCAGTCTTCAGTTTAACGGTCGCCGGTATCGTCACAGTCGCCATGTACTACGTGCAGAACTCCACCCAGAACTTGGTGATGTCTTGCATCTTTGAAGCCCTCACTTCTCTCGCCATCTCGCTCGTCTTCTGCGTGCTTGTCGACTTGTTCCCTACGAACCTTAGGTAAGCGAATCGATAGACCCCTTTTATTCTTTGTCCTTTAAGgtctaaattaatataattatgttcacTTCTTTATACTGTTTTCATAAGATGATTAGATGCCAATCTTAtaatcaaaattttattaaagatGAGTAAACTGACGTTTAGGTACTAGTGTATTAAATGATTAAGTGGCTCGAGTCTTTCTCAgtcatatatttacataaatatgcttaaataaataaaaaactactgTGAATTTACTCTAATTCTGGATACATGTGTACTTACCTATTTCTGTTGTATgtgttctaaaaataaatagatacttaccaatttactagaaaaaaaaaagaaaaaagagaAATGGCGTGTTCATTTTCTCAATGATATGCCTTCTATAAATAGagagtaataaataattgtgtCCCAGGGTAATGGCTGCCGCGCTATCTCTGACGGCGGGCCGAGGCGGCGGGCTGATCGGCAACCTCTCCTTCGGGTACCTCATCGACATCAACTGCGTGGTGCCCATTGCGCTCTTCTCATTCCTACTCTTCAGTGAGTATCAAGGTTATGAAGAGACAACACTATGTCCACAGAGTTGAAATAGACACCTATTACCTTGTGTTTACGCATGATACGCATACATTCACAAGTCGAAGGCGAGCGGTGAATGACTAAAACCCGACCTCTTTCTGTCAACTCTGTGaatatgttattaaataaaaggaTTCAGTGCCAGTGACGAGATTTATGTTTGTCAGCAAAAGTCTAAACGTCCAAGACGACTTACGGTGTTTTAGATTCGATTTTCTATCTACCAAACTAACGACAGTCATTATTTGTTACgcaatttaaaatcaaatatgtAGTTCATTCAACAAATCAATCTGGCATACCTGGCCTTAATAATTAatggcgcggcgcggcgactcacttcattttttatttaactttatgcCCGTAGTAATGGAATCAGTTAGAGCCAATTCCATTTACCGTTCCCAAATAAACATcgaaacattattaaaaatcacattaagtattatgaaataaaaaataacggcATTAATTAAACTCATGACACCTGTCTAACGTTGCCCACCTATTCATTCGTCTATGGGTTCACcttattttagtaaaaataatacgGGAAGTTCTtaattatggtcaaactcaaattcaaaccattattgtcgtgttatAGCtatagcggacgggaagttattactgtattgttttttactttttaaaaacatgtatccactaagaaaaacgcaaaccgCCAATTATCTAATATAGCCGCGCTCGCGGGCtccgtctacacgacccggtcagcatcatttcaaacTATAGGATAGAGTGAGATAGTAAGATAAACGACCTTACATGTCTCGGTCTTacaagaccgtcgtgtatgatcgtgctaATACaacttaataaaatcaaagactatataacttttatatttttttaagcatttCATGCGTGCACAAACAGCTTatattgcataattatattgaatgaacgaataCTGAATGGTACCGAATGGCAGGataagttgtgcctttaacttttttttaataattaaagagggaaattgtttttgaagtttttgatgtgaaggtttgGATAAAAGCACTATATtttgcctcggcaggaacagcattTCGTGGATTCGTTTTCTTTGTCGGACgtaaatcgaaactcatccacgaattgccctttcccgccGATCTGCAATAGCGTACtattactacaaaaaaaaaatactaacattttttttcttttccagTGGCTGCCGTCCTCTGCTTCTTCTTGCCAAAGACAGGCCAAGAGGCACTGGACTAAACTACCAACAAGTGCCATCAATTAGTGACTTAGACTGTCTGTGTAGAAATCACTCCGGAGTTGGGCCCTTTTCTGATTTGGCAGTAATGAAACCGTAAAATACCGCTACCTGATTGGCTCAGATTTGGCTAATCGGGGCGTAGTATTGCGTACTGCATAGTGTACCGACAAGTCAGGCAAGGGCCTTAGTGTACATATCATTTAGGATGTAAATATTGAGgacttaagtattatttattatcgaGATACTTAGAATATTGTGTCGCGATTCGAATGGGTACCTATCCGACGCTCGTTACCACTACTGTGATTGAATGcagtatttaaatatgtaatgcCTTATTAGTGTAATGTATGAAATGAACATAACAGTATTTTAGAGTTGACTGATATTACAGTGcccttaaattattattattattaaaggtcAATTTgccttataattatatttttgtttttatttctaccCCTATTTTTTgcaacgaagttccttatcggacggttggcggatgggggctaggcgaaaaaaagtgtaagatttttccgtcACGGCCCTTTTCTTTTAATTCTTTCTCGACAacaagtagcctaatttcaccaaTTTTCGTATATTCTATAGTGGCGCAATTGGCAAACAACCGCTTAGAAACAAGTGATAACggcgacgatccgggttcgatccccgaacgtgtatgcagttatattactttttgtatttttgcacTACAATTTCACATTTTTGATTAAGCGAGTGTGAAGCACCGAGCTAAACGTTCCAGTTTCAGATTGTCGTTCCAACCGAATGTTCCACGaccataaacatatatatattttatgtacttCGTAAAGACCGGCATTACCAGCACTACAAATGGGGCCAATACGTAGGTGCCAAAATCGCATTTACCCCTGCGGTCAGTCGTGTGGCTAATCGCGCAGTGGAAAGGCTTCACGTCAAATAATCTCATAATTGTAACATATAAGGAAGAAAATCAATTATATTAAAACCATTTATCATTCCAACTAGATCCCCagtttattttgcattttgaaGGAATAGGGTTTTATATTTCCAATAATAAGTATTTCCTATATTAAACaacttacatttattaaaagtacattagattatacaatattttataaaaatcagaCATACAGCAACAAAATTTAACATCTCTTATTTCAACATAATATTACTTGTTAATTAAGTGCAATATTTTTAGCGCAAGATCGCAACATGTTTGGCGACAACTAGTAGAATACTACTTAGCACTTTATTACCAATGCAGAAAAGTACTAAGAGCAACATGCTTAACTCACCATCTGTGGACCTTAAGGTACAGTGAGTTCAAGTCCTTCTCCGAAAGCAGCTCGCTGAGCACTGAGTGGACGGCTATGCGTGACCGGCATCGCGGAGttcattgttttttaattattatttttaacaaaagtaATCGAttggtttgataaaaaataacaacGCATTTtcagaagcaattttcatgttaATGGCTTTTATGCatacaaagttacaaaattttaatggtgcgttttagacctttCTTCGTTTTGCCGCTCGCCCCTTTTATCGAATCGATAAAGTTAATAGAGAAAGGTCTCAAGATTGCTATAAAATAGCTATTCCCTGTTTTATAAAAGTTACTTAGAATAATTGTTATTAGACGCAGACATAgacaaaaattataatatattgttttaatttatatggaCGAAGTATACAAACTTATAGGTTTTACTGAAATAATAAGTTGTGTCCTAGTAgcaaaaataacacaaataagtCATGTTTATAGATAGAAAAGCGCACATTATTAAAGAGAATGACAGCGAAAACAATAATCAGTGAAGACGCATCTAATGCGAGTGTAACAGGTAGTTCCTGCATTTCGAAGAGGTGTTGTTGACTTCAACtcttattattatcatattaaaGGCTATTTTGGTCCGTCCAGATCTGACGAATGCACCCCTCGCGCGGCTTTTTGCGAAAAGATAACTAACACCGACCGCCGATCGAAGCGTTTACAAAGAGCTCGAGGTTACCACACATAGGTGCAATTTTACTTGTAACATGGTTCGATTCAAGCAGCACAACTGAGTCGTATTCtacactttttttactataacaaCTCAGGTACACCCCTAAAGCTAaatttttgtaattgtttttaatttacacgAGGTCGTAAATGgcgtaaataataaattgataagGAAGCGCTTACGTGCTCCGTCTTGTGGATGAGGTGGTCTGTGATCTGTACTTGTGCTTCGTACAGTGCGAGCGGTTCGCAAATAGTGCGCGTCGCATTCGCCAGATCTGTACGCACCTTTATCTGAAATACGTCGGCAACAAGGGCAGCTCGCTCGAAGCCTAGCGCGACGTCTGCGCGGCGCTGGGCACCTGCGGGAGGCCGAACTCGTCGACCGGCACGCCGTCCCTGCCGCGCGCGCTGTCGGCGCCCGGCTCCCGGTCGGGCGCGGCCGGCGCCTTCACCACGTCGTCCAGGTACGACGTGTCGTCGTCCAGGGCTATCTCGTCGCCTGGAAACGAAAACAACATTTTCATTTGAATTGATTGAATTAACCAGATTAGACGCTTAGGCCTTAGGCCGTTGATTAAACGCCAGCATCTAACGAAATGGCTGATCGACAACCGGCCCTGTCATTGAAAGCAATGTTTAACCAGATAACTAAACGTCGTGTAGTCATTTAGTTAAATTCGACATAGATGAAGGTTaggttattatatttatttattttaaatgtatttatttcttttatttcatttttttggttaaattttaatatcaaatcaaatatcaaacatttattcagcaaataggccacaggggcacttttacatgtccatttttacaaacaataaattaaaaaaaaaaaacaattacaaatatcgaatctatgaaataataaatactttattagagactTATTATTACTTAATCACTCAATCATTTTCAAAGGGCTGACTTATACGCCAAGTTGTTAAAGGTTGAGTGATTCCTAGGTATCAAATTGAAATGCCGGCGTTTAATGAACTGCCTAGATGTAGCTAGCATATTAAACCAAATGGGTGCGACATGTATGCTCAAAAAGTGCACCAAAACTTTAGATCACTATAACATAGAACTTGTACTTCAAGAATTGTTTCTATAACATTTGatgaaaaatagaaataaatacctAGGGCGTCAAGTTCGGCAGCTAATTCGTCATCATCGATCTCCGGCATGCCGTACTGGCGGCCCAGGGCTTCCTGCACCTCGTCAGCTTGCTCCAACATGTCTGCTAATTCGTCGTTCACATCCTGAAATGTACAtaggttttttgtaaaaaaaaaaatctttgtaattaatttatattattaagctGCTTTGGACAGTAAATAGATTAGTAATGAGACAAGAGTTAATTGTTGATATCCTTGGCATATTGTAGGTAGGTAGCTTTATTAGCATCATAGCTAAGCCTTAAGTTTGTTACAGATAACAAGAGGATTTAAGAAagcttaatttttaaaaggGTCAGCTTATGCTGACCAATAATTAAATAAGCCactaagtaataaaaattaacttttggtgcaaatttgtattttaaaggaTAACTTTGTTTTCCAATTGCCAAAGTGCGTTTTCTAGTATAAGTACCCTAATCTTGATAGGCCTCTAATAGAAGTAAGATCTTGGATAGACATAAGATTGATTAACATCAATGCTGCTTTTTTTTCTgtgaatttcaataaaaaaaagttaattaaggTCTAAGGTCCTTTATAACCATTTAAAATACCAAATCTGTATAGTATTCtctacttcgtttttttagcaatagaaaaaaggtaaacaatctatactctgtatatttagatatttaaataaaagtaaacaaaatctaccctcaaatggctcaacgtttttaaaaaattaataacaattagttatgaaaacaaaataatgtaaatgattgt
Proteins encoded:
- the LOC133520555 gene encoding synaptic vesicle glycoprotein 2C-like: MGLDFLEHGADFEAAISATGFGRFHFCLLAITGLIYANTAIGITIVSFVLPAATCDFRMTSADKGWLTAAPMLGMVIGSYFWGCLADTKGRKIVLVSTLLLDGFCGIISSFVQVLSIFMACRFINGFAVAGAMGICFPYLGEFQQTKYREKILCWMEMFWTLGVILLPLIAWAIIPITGIRIESGAFSYDSWNWFVASCGVPSLILGFWLMTFPESPKFMIECGDYDDALKCLKSVYKQNTGDDPDNYPIKSLKEKVRTISVASQHSQKSVRSLSMRKPKDLKRLFSEIWAQTKALCKPPYLKYTVLTCLIQFGLTTAYYTLMVWFPELFNRYEEFEHKFPNVSASVCDVSGIVTEEANDDPFDCLKTIDSSVYMHTLIVGLACIPTSLWLPLCVHKLGAKFFLIFSLTVAGIVTVAMYYVQNSTQNLVMSCIFEALTSLAISLVFCVLVDLFPTNLRVMAAALSLTAGRGGGLIGNLSFGYLIDINCVVPIALFSFLLFMAAVLCFFLPKTGQEALD